The Sneathiella sp. P13V-1 genome window below encodes:
- a CDS encoding fatty acid desaturase family protein, with translation MSIATTGEEFREDTRKAAKLPAALVKELTRINPIKSTLSILQTLGVIAIAIGLAVYYWSPWVIIPVMILIATQQQACFVLAHDAAHYRLYKTRWLNDLVGRAVATPVGISVCSYRIVHRLHHNHLYGWQDPDIPLCAGYPRGRAYILKKLFKDLFGATALKNISYFFGRPATNSETNEQGKPLDDTSPALKKAADQDRWTIVIFHIVAPIAAFFSGYLLEYAILWVLPFLTFLQPILRLRAICEHGAVPSTDSPLQASRTNLAPFWVRFLLFPHHVNYHIEHHLYPSIPHYNLPRCHREMKKIGMLEDAEVRQFSSTLKRISGFS, from the coding sequence ATGAGCATTGCGACCACTGGTGAAGAATTTAGGGAAGACACGCGAAAAGCAGCCAAACTGCCTGCGGCATTGGTGAAGGAACTTACACGGATAAATCCGATAAAATCCACTTTGTCTATTCTTCAAACGCTAGGTGTGATCGCGATCGCCATTGGTCTTGCTGTATATTACTGGTCACCATGGGTCATTATTCCTGTTATGATCCTTATCGCCACACAACAACAGGCTTGCTTTGTGTTGGCGCATGATGCAGCGCATTACCGACTTTATAAAACACGTTGGCTAAATGATCTGGTTGGGCGCGCGGTTGCAACGCCCGTTGGAATTTCAGTTTGCAGCTACAGAATTGTTCACCGTCTTCATCATAACCATCTTTACGGCTGGCAAGATCCGGATATTCCTCTGTGTGCTGGATACCCTAGGGGGCGCGCTTATATTCTCAAAAAGCTCTTTAAAGATTTATTCGGTGCAACCGCCCTTAAAAACATTTCGTATTTTTTCGGAAGACCCGCGACAAACTCAGAAACCAACGAACAAGGCAAACCGCTGGACGACACCTCACCGGCATTAAAGAAAGCCGCTGATCAAGATCGCTGGACAATTGTCATATTCCATATTGTGGCCCCTATCGCCGCCTTCTTCAGCGGCTACCTGCTGGAATATGCGATTTTATGGGTATTACCTTTCCTGACTTTCCTGCAACCGATCTTAAGGCTAAGAGCCATCTGCGAACACGGAGCTGTGCCATCTACAGACAGCCCCCTGCAGGCTTCCAGAACAAATCTGGCACCATTTTGGGTGAGGTTCCTACTGTTCCCACATCATGTGAACTATCACATTGAGCACCATCTCTACCCCTCCATTCCTCATTACAATCTACCGAGATGTCACCGGGAAATGAAAAAAATTGGCATGTTGGAAGACGCAGAAGTTCGACAATTTAGCAGTACTTTAAAAAGGATTTCCGGTTTTTCATAA
- a CDS encoding LysE family translocator, translated as MKACPMNVAFLPLISYSFVNSITPGPNNIMLATSGVNYGFMRTLPHFCGVYFGFLFMLAIVSLGLGEIFTKVPEIQMAMKYAGSAYLLYLAYRITQAGQLSKVKVAKPLTFIEAALFQYINPKAWVLAATIPASFVSTPGVSQQDVIYLLMGHGLASFPSVLLWVIAGTQLRRLLSSPKNLKIFNYTMALLLVGTVAMILTA; from the coding sequence ATGAAAGCCTGCCCCATGAATGTCGCCTTTCTTCCATTGATATCCTATTCTTTCGTGAATTCCATAACGCCTGGGCCCAACAATATTATGCTGGCAACTTCCGGTGTTAATTACGGTTTCATGCGGACACTCCCGCATTTTTGCGGGGTGTATTTCGGCTTTTTATTTATGTTGGCCATTGTCTCCTTGGGGCTTGGAGAGATCTTCACAAAGGTTCCCGAAATCCAAATGGCGATGAAGTACGCAGGAAGCGCCTACTTGCTCTATCTTGCTTACCGGATCACACAAGCGGGACAACTCTCCAAGGTAAAGGTTGCGAAACCCCTCACTTTTATTGAAGCGGCCCTGTTCCAATACATTAATCCGAAAGCTTGGGTGCTTGCGGCCACCATACCCGCCTCTTTCGTTTCCACCCCTGGCGTAAGCCAGCAAGATGTCATCTATCTACTCATGGGTCATGGGCTCGCCAGCTTCCCATCCGTCTTACTTTGGGTTATTGCAGGCACTCAGCTACGGCGCTTGCTGTCCTCACCTAAGAATTTGAAGATCTTCAACTACACGATGGCGTTGCTTCTCGTCGGCACTGTTGCGATGATCCTAACAGCATGA
- the flgC gene encoding flagellar basal body rod protein FlgC has product MDLLKSMKISASGMKAQGERMRIISENLANKDSVGSTAEQDPYRRKVVTFSNVLDKEIDARKVVVDKVTEDKSEFGSRFDPNHPAANEEGYVKIPNVNALVEVMDMKETQRSYQANLGAIDASKKMIMQTLEILR; this is encoded by the coding sequence ATGGACCTGCTGAAATCTATGAAGATCTCTGCCTCGGGTATGAAAGCCCAAGGTGAGCGTATGCGCATTATTTCCGAAAACCTTGCCAACAAGGACAGTGTTGGAAGTACAGCGGAACAGGATCCTTATCGCCGTAAAGTGGTCACATTCTCAAACGTGCTGGATAAAGAAATAGATGCACGGAAAGTAGTGGTGGACAAGGTGACCGAGGACAAATCAGAATTTGGATCGCGTTTTGATCCAAACCACCCGGCTGCAAACGAAGAGGGGTATGTAAAGATCCCGAACGTAAATGCGCTGGTGGAAGTTATGGACATGAAAGAAACTCAACGTTCTTATCAGGCGAACCTTGGGGCGATTGATGCTTCTAAAAAGATGATCATGCAGACCTTAGAGATTCTGCGTTAA
- the flgB gene encoding flagellar basal body rod protein FlgB, with protein sequence MGLKEIPLFSALTDRMKWLSARQKVLSQNIANSDTPGYEAKDLKDQSFKQMVAKSTGPTMNMSATSDKHIVTRESGEFRPKANVESYEVTPQGNAIVLEEQVMKLTETQIEYQMTTSLYKKQIGMLKTALGRGR encoded by the coding sequence ATGGGCCTAAAGGAAATTCCGCTGTTTTCGGCATTGACCGATCGCATGAAATGGCTGAGCGCGCGCCAGAAGGTGCTTTCTCAGAATATCGCGAACTCGGATACCCCTGGCTATGAGGCTAAAGATCTTAAAGACCAGAGCTTCAAACAGATGGTTGCTAAATCAACTGGACCAACCATGAACATGAGCGCCACAAGCGATAAGCATATTGTCACACGCGAAAGCGGAGAATTTCGTCCAAAGGCAAATGTGGAATCATATGAAGTGACACCGCAAGGAAATGCGATTGTTCTGGAAGAGCAGGTCATGAAGCTCACTGAAACGCAGATTGAATATCAAATGACCACATCGCTTTATAAAAAGCAGATTGGTATGCTTAAAACTGCATTAGGACGCGGTAGATAG
- a CDS encoding EscU/YscU/HrcU family type III secretion system export apparatus switch protein — protein sequence MAEQDQKKSDSAVAVALSHEKGSSKAPIVTATGRGAVAEQILDIAFQNGVKVREDANLAQILAEVDVDSPIPLEAFAAVSEILTYLYRAQNDPAPAPEFKETDPVDDE from the coding sequence ATGGCGGAACAGGATCAAAAGAAAAGTGACAGCGCGGTAGCAGTTGCCCTTTCACATGAAAAGGGAAGCAGCAAAGCCCCTATTGTGACAGCAACAGGCCGCGGCGCTGTGGCTGAGCAGATCCTGGATATTGCCTTTCAAAATGGCGTAAAGGTACGCGAGGATGCCAACCTCGCCCAAATCCTTGCGGAGGTGGATGTGGACAGCCCAATTCCGCTTGAAGCCTTTGCTGCTGTTTCGGAAATTCTGACATACTTATATCGGGCACAGAATGACCCTGCTCCAGCGCCTGAGTTTAAAGAGACAGATCCTGTAGATGACGAATAA
- the fliR gene encoding flagellar biosynthetic protein FliR has protein sequence MLEEYLTTNIFAFLLVFTRIGSIFMVAPGFGEGFVSPRVRLSLALAVSFLITQFVVDQLPPEPANVIELLVLLSGEIVVGLIIGGALRLAVSALHVAGTIIAQQSGLAAAQFFDPGQMTQGAVTSSFLTLMGMTMIFVTDLHHLMLQGTYASYTLFKVGAMPPLGDVAELIGGFVAGSFKLGFQISAPFLIYGLTFYIGVGLINRLMPQVQIFFVAMPLQIVLAFAILAITSGASIMWFITYYEETLIRFLGE, from the coding sequence ATGTTAGAAGAATATCTCACCACAAACATCTTTGCGTTTTTGCTGGTTTTTACCCGCATCGGCAGCATTTTTATGGTGGCACCTGGGTTTGGCGAAGGTTTTGTTTCTCCACGCGTGCGATTGTCTTTGGCACTGGCGGTGAGTTTCTTGATTACCCAATTTGTTGTGGATCAGCTACCCCCGGAACCAGCAAATGTGATTGAATTGCTTGTGCTTTTAAGCGGAGAAATTGTTGTTGGGTTGATAATAGGCGGGGCGCTGCGTTTGGCCGTAAGTGCCTTACACGTCGCCGGAACCATTATTGCGCAGCAGTCCGGGCTTGCAGCGGCCCAATTTTTTGATCCGGGACAAATGACACAAGGGGCTGTGACCAGTAGTTTCCTCACTTTAATGGGGATGACGATGATATTTGTGACAGATCTTCATCACTTGATGCTTCAGGGAACCTATGCCAGTTACACCTTGTTTAAGGTGGGGGCAATGCCACCCTTGGGGGATGTCGCGGAACTTATTGGTGGTTTTGTTGCAGGAAGTTTTAAACTCGGTTTCCAGATCTCTGCACCGTTTTTGATCTATGGTCTCACTTTTTACATTGGTGTAGGCTTGATCAACCGTTTGATGCCCCAAGTACAGATTTTCTTCGTCGCAATGCCCCTGCAAATCGTCTTGGCATTTGCTATCCTGGCTATCACGTCTGGGGCGAGCATTATGTGGTTTATTACCTATTATGAAGAGACCCTCATCAGGTTCTTGGGAGAATAG
- a CDS encoding flagellar hook-basal body complex protein FliE has product MVENSPLTAVQAYTKALDQAASAKAGGGATVGVDEVRNGPSFSELLENAGREAVQEGMTSEKVSLQSLTGESSLVDIVTAVSSAEVTLETVVSVRDRVIQAYQDIIKMPI; this is encoded by the coding sequence ATGGTTGAAAACAGCCCACTTACCGCTGTACAGGCATACACCAAAGCACTAGATCAGGCTGCTTCTGCGAAAGCGGGTGGCGGTGCAACTGTTGGTGTGGATGAAGTTAGAAATGGCCCAAGTTTTTCGGAGCTTTTGGAAAATGCAGGCCGAGAAGCGGTTCAGGAAGGCATGACTTCTGAGAAAGTGAGTCTGCAATCTCTAACTGGCGAAAGCAGTCTTGTGGACATTGTGACGGCTGTCAGTAGTGCAGAAGTGACACTGGAAACTGTGGTTTCTGTCCGTGATCGCGTAATTCAGGCTTATCAAGACATCATTAAAATGCCAATCTAG
- a CDS encoding SDR family oxidoreductase — protein MPDKKVALVIGAGDATGGAIAKRFAREGYVTACVRRNADKLAPLVEEIENEGGEAIAFGTDARKEDQVQKLVANIEDNIGPIEVFVFNIGANVPSSILEETTRKFYKIWEMGCFSAFLTGREVALRMKERGQGTMIFTGATASVRGGANFAAFAGSKHALRAMAQSMARELGPMGIHVGHVIVDGAIDTDFIRTNFPARYALKDQDGILNPNHIAENYWNLHQQPRDAWTFEIDLRPWMEKW, from the coding sequence ATGCCAGATAAAAAAGTTGCCCTTGTTATCGGTGCCGGTGACGCAACAGGCGGTGCCATTGCAAAAAGGTTTGCCCGGGAAGGATATGTAACAGCTTGTGTACGTCGCAATGCTGACAAACTCGCCCCTCTCGTTGAGGAAATTGAAAATGAGGGCGGTGAAGCAATTGCTTTTGGAACAGATGCCAGAAAAGAAGATCAAGTTCAGAAATTGGTTGCCAACATAGAAGATAATATTGGCCCGATTGAAGTGTTTGTTTTCAATATTGGGGCAAATGTTCCCAGCAGTATCCTGGAAGAAACAACCCGCAAATTCTATAAAATCTGGGAAATGGGATGCTTTTCCGCCTTCCTGACAGGGCGCGAAGTTGCCCTTCGCATGAAGGAGCGCGGTCAGGGTACCATGATCTTTACGGGAGCCACCGCCAGTGTGCGTGGCGGGGCAAATTTCGCTGCTTTTGCAGGATCAAAACATGCACTTCGGGCGATGGCCCAATCCATGGCAAGAGAACTTGGGCCAATGGGGATCCATGTTGGACATGTGATTGTAGATGGTGCCATTGATACGGACTTTATCCGGACGAATTTCCCTGCACGCTATGCGCTGAAAGACCAGGATGGCATTCTAAATCCCAATCATATCGCAGAGAATTACTGGAACCTACATCAACAACCTCGGGACGCTTGGACATTTGAAATTGATCTGCGCCCTTGGATGGAGAAATGGTAG
- the fliP gene encoding flagellar type III secretion system pore protein FliP (The bacterial flagellar biogenesis protein FliP forms a type III secretion system (T3SS)-type pore required for flagellar assembly.): MSVISRIKKVGLKRASLYSALLAIALTPLFAVEAIAQSLTLDLGDEAGPLTGRIVQIVVLMTVLSLAPAILIVTTSFTRLIVVLSLLRSALGIQTTPPNVVIISLALFLTGFIMAPTLESAYQNGVLPLVNEEIDEEEAFVRIATPFQTFMLKHAREKDVQLFMDLSATENVETPEAIPLKVLIPAFMISELKRAFEIGFLLFIPFLVIDMVVASILMSMGMMMLPPVMIALPFKLIFFVLVDGWNLVAKSLVESFAAGAPPS, encoded by the coding sequence ATGAGTGTTATCTCAAGGATCAAAAAGGTGGGCCTCAAACGCGCCAGTTTGTACAGTGCCTTGCTTGCTATTGCTTTGACACCCTTATTTGCCGTAGAGGCAATCGCTCAGTCTCTCACCCTTGATCTTGGGGACGAAGCTGGCCCGCTAACTGGCCGTATTGTTCAAATCGTTGTTTTAATGACTGTCTTGAGTTTGGCTCCGGCCATCCTCATCGTGACCACGTCATTTACCCGTCTTATCGTTGTCCTGTCGCTTTTGAGAAGCGCACTTGGTATTCAGACCACCCCACCAAATGTGGTGATTATTTCTCTCGCACTTTTCCTGACAGGCTTCATCATGGCGCCGACATTGGAAAGCGCTTATCAAAATGGTGTCCTGCCCCTGGTGAATGAAGAAATTGACGAAGAGGAAGCCTTCGTCAGGATCGCCACACCGTTTCAAACTTTCATGTTGAAACACGCGCGTGAAAAAGACGTTCAGTTGTTTATGGACTTAAGCGCCACTGAAAATGTTGAGACACCCGAAGCAATTCCGTTAAAGGTCCTCATACCCGCATTTATGATCAGCGAATTGAAACGCGCCTTTGAAATCGGTTTTTTGTTATTCATACCATTCTTGGTCATCGATATGGTGGTTGCTTCTATCCTCATGTCCATGGGTATGATGATGCTGCCTCCCGTTATGATCGCCCTCCCCTTTAAACTGATCTTCTTTGTCTTGGTGGATGGCTGGAATTTGGTAGCAAAAAGTCTGGTTGAAAGCTTCGCTGCTGGCGCTCCGCCCTCGTAA
- a CDS encoding 2-hydroxychromene-2-carboxylate isomerase: MSKVDFYYDVASPNTYFSHKLIPGIEERTGAKFNYIPVLLGGIFKLTHNVAPFVRYQEVKNKNDYLRIEMMRFVRDYKMTEFRMNSHFPVNTVMTQRGAIVAEMEGFLPAYVEATLKAMWEQSIKMDDAETFHKALVDAGLDADHIAKRIQDQDVKDKLMANTSAAVDRGVFGCPTVFVGDEMYFGKDRMDGVEQEINRQKAA; the protein is encoded by the coding sequence ATGAGCAAAGTTGATTTTTATTATGATGTTGCCAGCCCCAACACCTATTTCAGCCACAAGCTGATCCCAGGAATTGAGGAGCGAACAGGTGCAAAATTTAATTACATACCTGTTCTGCTGGGTGGGATTTTTAAGCTAACACACAATGTGGCGCCATTTGTTCGCTATCAGGAAGTCAAAAATAAGAACGACTATCTGCGCATCGAGATGATGCGTTTTGTTCGCGATTACAAGATGACTGAGTTTAGAATGAACAGTCATTTCCCTGTAAATACCGTTATGACACAACGCGGCGCCATCGTTGCGGAAATGGAGGGGTTTCTTCCCGCTTATGTGGAAGCCACATTGAAAGCTATGTGGGAACAATCTATTAAAATGGATGATGCAGAAACATTCCACAAGGCACTGGTCGATGCTGGATTGGATGCGGATCACATTGCCAAACGCATTCAGGATCAGGATGTAAAAGATAAGCTCATGGCCAACACCTCAGCGGCAGTTGATCGCGGTGTCTTTGGCTGCCCTACCGTCTTTGTCGGTGATGAAATGTATTTCGGCAAAGACCGTATGGATGGGGTCGAACAAGAAATCAATCGCCAGAAAGCAGCATAA
- a CDS encoding flagellar basal body rod protein FlgC — translation MTSVINSALAGMHAASRKVSVGAGNIANMNTVGRPGETTGAEAAYRPIDAVQISGAAGLPETRYQERNPATSLSYQPSHPYASDEGYVEAPNVDLATELVNNKIAQRTYEANIKSIITWDEMQATLLDIKS, via the coding sequence ATGACTTCAGTGATAAATTCAGCCTTGGCAGGAATGCATGCCGCGTCACGGAAAGTGAGCGTGGGTGCAGGAAATATCGCGAATATGAATACGGTAGGGCGCCCTGGCGAGACAACCGGCGCCGAAGCTGCTTATCGCCCTATTGATGCTGTGCAGATTTCTGGTGCCGCAGGTCTTCCCGAAACCCGCTATCAGGAGCGCAATCCTGCGACATCACTGAGTTATCAACCTTCGCATCCCTATGCATCAGATGAAGGGTATGTGGAAGCGCCAAATGTGGATTTGGCAACCGAGCTCGTTAACAACAAAATTGCCCAGCGAACTTATGAGGCCAACATCAAGTCCATTATCACATGGGACGAAATGCAGGCCACATTGTTGGATATCAAATCCTGA
- a CDS encoding EndoU domain-containing protein: protein MRLLTAFVFVVLLLDASSVIARSSSDWSETDPSVNLTHIFLGEINKKGKATGLHHLKGGQPTQNARLKKILSTANRFGIYTAMIQIRDLKNNTWKEKFSSMFPNTYSKQQVLDVILKAYRNADLRKGQKWGGPSGKGYRIEGYLLRDGRIITAYPIYRKTTP, encoded by the coding sequence ATGAGACTGCTCACCGCCTTTGTTTTTGTCGTCCTGCTGCTAGACGCTAGCAGTGTTATCGCCAGATCTTCTTCCGACTGGTCCGAAACTGATCCATCCGTAAACCTAACCCACATTTTTCTGGGTGAAATAAACAAAAAAGGCAAAGCCACGGGTCTTCACCATTTGAAAGGCGGCCAGCCGACACAAAACGCACGACTTAAGAAAATCCTGTCCACAGCGAACCGCTTTGGCATTTACACAGCAATGATCCAAATTCGCGATCTAAAAAACAACACATGGAAAGAAAAATTCTCAAGCATGTTCCCTAACACCTATTCTAAACAGCAGGTGTTAGATGTGATCTTAAAAGCTTATCGAAACGCCGACCTAAGGAAAGGTCAGAAATGGGGCGGTCCCAGTGGAAAGGGATACAGGATAGAAGGGTATCTCTTGCGCGATGGGCGTATCATTACAGCCTATCCCATTTATAGAAAGACTACCCCATGA
- a CDS encoding NAD(P)H-dependent flavin oxidoreductase, protein MSLPPQLQNKLRLPAIGSPLFIISNPDLVIAQCKAGIVGSFPALNARPIEVLEQWLQRITEELDDYNQKNPDNPAAPFAVNQIVHKSNDRLMHDVELCVKYKVPVTITSLGARTEVNDAMHSVGGIVIHDIINNQFAKKAIEKGADGVIAVASGAGGHAGTLSPFALIQEIREWFDGLLLLGGSIATGDAILAAQAMGADLGYVGSAFIATKEANADPAYKQCLVDSCADDIVYTNLFTGVHGNYLKPSIVNAGMDPDNLPESDPSKMNFGSGGNTDKKAWKDIWGCGQGIGAIKDVPTAGQLVERMIGEYNAAKERLSIS, encoded by the coding sequence GTGTCATTACCACCGCAGCTGCAAAATAAACTGAGACTGCCTGCTATCGGCTCTCCGCTTTTCATCATTTCCAATCCGGATCTGGTGATTGCACAGTGTAAAGCCGGCATTGTTGGCTCCTTCCCAGCGCTAAATGCTCGCCCGATCGAAGTGTTGGAGCAATGGCTGCAACGTATTACTGAAGAACTGGATGATTATAACCAGAAGAACCCGGATAATCCTGCCGCACCATTTGCAGTAAACCAGATTGTGCACAAATCCAATGACCGCCTCATGCATGATGTTGAATTGTGCGTTAAATATAAAGTGCCTGTCACGATCACATCACTGGGTGCGCGCACCGAAGTAAATGATGCGATGCATTCTGTGGGCGGTATCGTGATCCACGACATCATCAACAACCAGTTTGCGAAGAAAGCAATTGAAAAAGGCGCCGACGGTGTGATTGCTGTGGCATCTGGTGCTGGCGGCCATGCTGGAACATTGTCTCCTTTTGCACTTATTCAGGAAATTCGTGAATGGTTTGATGGTTTGCTTCTTCTGGGTGGCTCCATCGCGACTGGTGATGCGATTTTGGCGGCACAAGCCATGGGTGCAGACCTGGGCTATGTAGGATCAGCATTTATTGCGACGAAAGAGGCGAACGCTGATCCGGCTTACAAACAATGCCTTGTAGATAGCTGTGCAGATGACATCGTCTACACCAACCTGTTTACGGGCGTGCACGGTAACTACCTGAAACCATCCATTGTCAACGCAGGCATGGATCCAGACAACCTGCCAGAAAGTGATCCAAGTAAAATGAACTTTGGCTCTGGTGGTAATACTGACAAGAAAGCATGGAAAGATATCTGGGGTTGCGGACAGGGTATTGGCGCAATCAAAGACGTCCCAACTGCAGGTCAGTTGGTTGAACGTATGATTGGGGAATATAACGCTGCTAAAGAGCGTCTCTCAATTTCTTGA
- a CDS encoding DJ-1/PfpI family protein: MQLENTLTGKKIAILVANGFEQSHMTDLHKSLVDTGAEVKIVSPEKGVVNSWHNGNWGHFFPANNHLPTTMSHHFDAIIIPGGERHASRLASDPQTTRLMRGFMEDNKPVALFEEAVKIVAVEDFLEHREVVASEADAKLVSEKGAEIVEDNLHVDDMLVTGREDLMAVVVKFVEAVQSYEEEAWEAA, encoded by the coding sequence ATGCAGCTGGAGAACACACTCACCGGAAAGAAAATTGCGATTCTTGTAGCCAACGGCTTTGAGCAGTCTCATATGACAGACTTGCACAAATCTTTGGTGGATACAGGTGCAGAGGTGAAAATTGTATCTCCTGAAAAAGGCGTTGTGAACAGCTGGCATAATGGTAACTGGGGACACTTCTTCCCTGCAAACAATCATCTTCCAACAACAATGTCCCATCACTTTGATGCGATCATCATTCCAGGTGGTGAACGTCATGCCTCTCGACTTGCTTCCGACCCACAGACAACACGTTTGATGCGCGGTTTTATGGAAGACAACAAACCGGTTGCTCTGTTCGAGGAAGCTGTGAAGATTGTTGCTGTCGAGGACTTCCTTGAGCACCGCGAAGTTGTGGCATCCGAAGCAGACGCCAAACTGGTTTCCGAAAAAGGTGCAGAAATTGTAGAAGACAATCTGCATGTAGATGACATGCTGGTAACAGGCCGTGAAGATCTTATGGCAGTTGTCGTTAAATTTGTCGAAGCTGTTCAAAGCTACGAAGAGGAAGCCTGGGAAGCTGCATGA
- a CDS encoding flagellar biosynthetic protein FliO — translation MDLINYSKYIIGLLFVLGLIGLLAYIVRRAGFIPSAERPRLSKKRLGISQMIALDAKRRLVLIRRDDKEHLVILGPNSETVIETDIQAIPASLEQVHEDEKGDTSEDSDAHTHEPRLPRLPVHHHNDEASQ, via the coding sequence ATGGATCTGATAAATTATTCAAAATACATAATTGGCCTCTTATTCGTACTGGGGCTTATCGGGCTACTTGCATATATTGTTCGAAGGGCGGGCTTTATCCCTTCAGCAGAACGCCCGCGCCTCTCTAAAAAAAGGCTCGGCATATCGCAAATGATTGCGTTGGATGCAAAACGCCGTCTTGTCCTGATCCGCCGGGACGACAAGGAACATCTGGTTATTTTGGGACCCAACAGCGAAACCGTTATAGAAACCGACATTCAGGCAATACCGGCATCCCTTGAACAAGTTCATGAAGATGAAAAAGGCGATACATCTGAAGACAGCGATGCACATACACATGAGCCGCGCCTCCCGCGCCTTCCCGTCCATCACCACAATGACGAGGCTTCCCAATGA
- the fliQ gene encoding flagellar biosynthesis protein FliQ: protein MTPTDVVDVAREAIWVLLAVASPVMLVALGVGLVVALVQALTQVQEMTLAFVPKILAIFLSLIIFLPFMITSMIELMEQIAQRISAL, encoded by the coding sequence ATGACCCCAACAGATGTGGTGGACGTAGCAAGAGAAGCCATTTGGGTGCTATTGGCGGTTGCCTCTCCTGTCATGCTTGTCGCTCTTGGGGTCGGGCTTGTTGTTGCTCTGGTTCAGGCTCTCACACAAGTACAGGAAATGACATTGGCCTTTGTGCCTAAAATCCTGGCGATCTTTTTGTCCTTAATTATTTTTCTCCCGTTTATGATCACGTCCATGATTGAACTAATGGAACAGATCGCTCAGCGGATATCCGCCCTGTAG
- a CDS encoding TetR/AcrR family transcriptional regulator, translating to MTRSDARQNRKLIMEAFHKATREERTLLPTMSEIVNLSGLGRGTVYRHFPDIGALSFSFMAEGYEALFAKSRELLNQASNRDQSYEALEDHLLRYRAFTHQHLALLTTPECMTSEGYALAHKSQRQCVRRAFRDIAGLGKESPFLLEAAVDLISRVSDPEHLKAAGISQNSPDDQAEADIKLALHLSKEILKRF from the coding sequence ATGACAAGAAGTGACGCGCGGCAAAACAGAAAACTAATCATGGAGGCTTTTCACAAAGCCACTCGTGAGGAACGCACGCTCCTGCCAACCATGTCTGAGATCGTCAATCTATCGGGCCTTGGACGTGGCACCGTTTATCGCCACTTCCCGGATATTGGCGCCCTCTCCTTCTCGTTTATGGCGGAAGGTTATGAAGCATTATTTGCCAAAAGCCGAGAATTGCTCAACCAAGCCTCCAATAGAGATCAGTCATATGAAGCTCTGGAAGATCATTTGTTACGGTATCGCGCATTTACGCATCAACATCTGGCGTTGCTAACCACACCTGAATGCATGACATCTGAAGGGTATGCCCTCGCCCATAAAAGCCAAAGACAGTGTGTAAGACGTGCCTTTAGAGACATAGCGGGCCTCGGCAAAGAAAGTCCTTTTCTGCTGGAAGCAGCAGTTGATCTGATTTCCCGTGTTTCAGACCCGGAGCATTTGAAAGCTGCCGGCATTTCGCAAAACTCACCAGATGATCAGGCCGAGGCTGATATCAAGCTGGCACTGCATCTATCGAAAGAAATCCTGAAACGGTTTTAA